In Leuconostoc kimchii IMSNU 11154, one genomic interval encodes:
- a CDS encoding glutamate--cysteine ligase, producing MANLHHNSIDPTILDALYAGRFGIEIEEHRVQTSTHTLSRHPHPSALGDRQTQPYFQTDFSESQEEVVTSPQHSTKQALAHLHELQTILAEALTKDEIIWPLSMPPHLNADDIHFLNTHFERPWYQDYRDLLLARYGSFQHIMAGIHVNFSPDEKLIDWYSQQHHIHSRATAKNTLFFQIAQQVASYRWLLTYLFGASPVSENPADNLPKDRTDIEPVRSWRTSEFGFANLPEIQIDYVDLETQVQQIQQYIAKGDLYDKSEFYGPVRLKAPGDLPHLVQNGAEYIEFRLFDIDPFTQDGISQNALSFLHLLILDAIINPENWQKHELDSARALNHVVSLQNPNDLLPETAMTYANTLFSRLAYIVQSAPTAQRPDFQAALDFARTAVQQPNLTVGAKLVPFIDNQSLISFGLQRGLDILNTRQQSTLTEDFPNVPDHLIKTYIQAHQLGLETILDTENRQLQVRRDGQIITLTSDQDLK from the coding sequence ATGGCAAACTTACACCACAATAGCATTGATCCTACGATACTTGACGCGCTTTATGCGGGCCGTTTTGGCATTGAAATTGAAGAACATCGTGTTCAAACATCAACCCATACGCTTTCTCGTCATCCTCATCCCTCAGCACTTGGCGATCGTCAAACACAGCCTTATTTTCAGACTGATTTTTCAGAAAGTCAGGAAGAAGTTGTCACATCACCTCAGCACTCAACAAAGCAAGCCTTGGCACACTTACATGAACTGCAAACTATTTTAGCTGAGGCCTTAACTAAAGATGAAATCATTTGGCCACTTTCAATGCCACCACATCTTAATGCCGATGATATCCATTTCTTAAATACCCATTTTGAGCGCCCATGGTACCAAGACTACCGTGATTTATTATTAGCGCGTTACGGTAGTTTTCAGCATATTATGGCTGGTATCCACGTTAACTTTTCACCCGATGAAAAATTAATCGACTGGTACAGTCAACAACATCATATACATTCCAGGGCGACTGCTAAAAACACCCTCTTTTTTCAAATTGCGCAACAAGTTGCCAGCTATCGTTGGTTATTGACTTACTTATTCGGTGCTTCACCTGTGAGTGAAAACCCAGCTGACAACTTACCGAAAGATCGTACTGATATTGAACCCGTACGTTCATGGCGTACAAGTGAATTTGGGTTTGCTAACCTGCCAGAAATTCAAATTGATTATGTTGATCTGGAAACGCAAGTGCAACAAATCCAACAATATATTGCCAAAGGTGACCTATATGACAAAAGTGAATTTTATGGTCCAGTCCGCCTAAAAGCACCCGGTGATTTACCTCATTTAGTTCAAAACGGTGCTGAATACATCGAATTTCGTCTATTTGATATTGATCCTTTCACACAAGATGGTATCTCACAAAATGCCCTAAGCTTCTTACATCTACTTATTCTTGATGCAATCATAAACCCAGAAAATTGGCAAAAACATGAACTCGATAGTGCGCGTGCCCTTAATCATGTTGTCTCACTACAAAACCCAAATGATCTACTACCAGAAACAGCAATGACATACGCCAACACATTGTTTAGTAGACTGGCATATATTGTACAGTCAGCACCAACTGCACAGCGACCTGATTTTCAAGCAGCACTTGATTTTGCGCGCACGGCTGTCCAACAACCCAATCTGACCGTTGGGGCAAAACTGGTGCCTTTTATTGATAATCAGTCCTTAATATCGTTTGGTTTGCAACGTGGTCTTGATATTTTAAATACACGCCAGCAAAGCACCTTAACAGAAGACTTTCCAAATGTGCCAGATCATTTGATAAAAACCTACATTCAAGCACATCAATTAGGTCTTGAAACTATCCTAGATACTGAAAATCGTCAATTACAAGTACGGCGTGATGGTCAGATCATCACGCTGACCAGTGACCAAGATTTAAAATAA
- a CDS encoding CHAP domain-containing protein, which yields MKKIVTGLLTLGIVGGMAINTASAAVMGDDYPAHLKNASPDSKVDSWTMYNRECVSFVAWRLHAHNKFELPVGFGSAWQWGSQAKARGHRVDNIPSVGSVAWFAAGHVAWVAEVAGNNVVIEEYNYNYNHNYHRRTVDKSAVSGFIHFKDLTTTAGTTQTTPKSQAKNTAINVGSTVKFAGVFQVNVVNIAKNSVASDKLSGGRSTTLNLIDAVPLDETTASGTKSGNQVLAVGEYFKVNGTYRVLAIDRPSNGIKVKIGAYETWLDINQAMVL from the coding sequence ATGAAAAAAATAGTTACGGGGTTATTAACATTAGGAATTGTGGGCGGCATGGCAATTAATACCGCCAGTGCAGCAGTAATGGGGGATGATTATCCAGCACACTTAAAAAACGCGTCGCCAGATTCCAAGGTAGATAGCTGGACCATGTATAATCGTGAATGCGTATCGTTTGTAGCATGGCGTCTGCATGCACACAATAAATTCGAACTACCAGTTGGTTTTGGTTCTGCTTGGCAGTGGGGTTCACAGGCGAAGGCAAGAGGGCATCGTGTGGATAACATACCCAGTGTTGGTAGCGTCGCGTGGTTTGCTGCCGGCCATGTTGCTTGGGTCGCTGAAGTAGCTGGTAATAACGTTGTCATTGAGGAATATAATTACAACTATAACCATAATTATCATCGTCGAACGGTTGATAAATCTGCTGTATCAGGATTTATCCATTTCAAAGACTTAACCACAACTGCAGGAACAACGCAAACTACGCCCAAATCACAAGCTAAAAATACAGCAATTAACGTGGGTAGTACTGTCAAATTTGCGGGAGTTTTTCAAGTTAATGTTGTTAATATTGCTAAAAACAGTGTTGCAAGTGATAAATTGTCAGGTGGTCGATCAACCACACTGAATTTAATTGATGCTGTACCATTGGATGAGACGACCGCCAGTGGTACTAAATCTGGGAATCAAGTACTAGCTGTCGGTGAATATTTTAAGGTTAATGGGACATACCGCGTATTAGCGATTGATCGCCCATCAAATGGGATTAAAGTTAAAATTGGCGCTTATGAGACTTGGTTAGACATCAATCAAGCCATGGTATTGTAA
- a CDS encoding LPXTG cell wall anchor domain-containing protein: MGNKHKSAVSMAVVSGAGLVLMGLNAQTVSAATNAPANVIRSTNTVTIDGKTYNITQEQYTNNDSDSNTGNETYHPAPVVQDTRPVSDFFDTDDNGNSIVSKVDQQELQQKQAQAEKLVAQQAAAEQAKAQAQQQADIDEADAKAVTQQELQQKQQAEKLVGQKTVNDKVAVQKIPDQKDSQSKVDAKDPKKIYDKLQAQYQKEFDATYPDYNSSVLIDNNGPVSYESKVDKKAGVSAYGKTDRIRGIAAILNQYYPVINIGDNEGNPFTFGSGLDDTWNYVVYYRQTGETTDTSEDKIIKAFEYDKVSGQVVYSNLSKSTASAELIAKYQGFKPVIANDIIAAMIDNEGVITYIHPNGKDNTLDPNVKVDSTGRFLAPVYPVDIVNAIANPESLAPTVPATSIKPNESNGNGSTESKNSVNPLTPIVPVKPTAPSTEATPQASEPLKTRAEVQANIAAQKVAAKSAAKAAKKATRKASTATVVPATFAVNDLTQAANSNHVNVSSPVNTIISRSSVANTDNHDNLPKTGVSNDSKTNNLGIFASVLALISAAVLGLKKKFN, from the coding sequence ATGGGCAACAAACACAAATCAGCAGTTTCAATGGCAGTCGTTTCAGGAGCAGGTTTGGTTCTCATGGGGCTAAACGCACAGACAGTATCAGCAGCAACGAACGCACCAGCCAATGTTATCCGTAGCACAAATACGGTAACAATTGATGGAAAAACATATAATATTACGCAAGAGCAATATACAAACAATGATAGTGATTCAAATACAGGTAATGAAACTTATCATCCAGCACCAGTTGTACAAGATACTCGTCCTGTAAGTGATTTCTTTGATACAGATGACAATGGTAATTCGATTGTTTCTAAAGTAGATCAACAGGAATTACAACAAAAGCAAGCGCAAGCTGAAAAATTAGTAGCCCAACAAGCCGCAGCAGAGCAAGCTAAGGCACAAGCGCAACAACAAGCGGATATTGATGAAGCGGATGCTAAGGCAGTGACGCAACAAGAATTACAACAAAAACAGCAAGCTGAAAAATTAGTAGGACAAAAAACAGTAAATGACAAGGTCGCTGTACAAAAAATACCAGATCAAAAAGATTCACAATCTAAGGTTGATGCGAAAGATCCTAAAAAGATTTATGATAAGCTACAAGCTCAATATCAAAAGGAATTTGATGCAACATATCCTGATTATAATTCTTCAGTTTTGATAGACAACAATGGTCCTGTTTCATATGAATCAAAGGTCGATAAGAAAGCTGGAGTTAGTGCCTACGGTAAGACAGATCGTATCCGTGGTATTGCAGCTATTTTGAACCAATACTATCCTGTAATTAACATTGGCGATAATGAAGGAAATCCATTTACATTTGGAAGCGGTCTAGATGATACTTGGAATTACGTTGTTTACTATCGCCAAACTGGGGAAACGACTGATACTAGTGAAGATAAGATTATCAAGGCTTTTGAATATGATAAAGTTTCAGGGCAAGTTGTTTATTCAAATCTATCAAAGTCGACCGCTTCAGCTGAATTGATTGCAAAGTATCAAGGGTTTAAGCCTGTTATTGCAAACGATATCATTGCAGCTATGATTGATAATGAAGGTGTTATCACCTATATTCATCCTAATGGTAAAGATAATACACTTGATCCAAATGTTAAAGTTGACTCAACAGGACGTTTTTTAGCGCCTGTATATCCAGTAGATATTGTTAATGCTATTGCTAATCCAGAATCACTAGCGCCAACTGTTCCTGCTACTTCTATCAAGCCTAATGAAAGTAATGGCAATGGATCTACTGAATCAAAAAATTCTGTTAATCCATTGACTCCGATTGTCCCAGTTAAGCCTACAGCACCATCAACAGAAGCCACTCCACAAGCATCGGAGCCATTAAAAACACGAGCTGAAGTACAGGCAAACATAGCAGCCCAAAAAGTTGCAGCGAAGTCAGCAGCCAAGGCCGCTAAGAAAGCAACACGAAAGGCATCAACAGCAACTGTTGTGCCGGCTACATTTGCAGTGAACGATTTGACACAAGCAGCAAATTCTAATCATGTGAACGTGTCGTCACCAGTAAATACAATTATTTCACGATCATCGGTAGCAAATACTGATAATCATGATAACTTACCAAAAACTGGTGTTTCTAATGATTCAAAGACTAACAATCTTGGCATATTCGCGTCAGTATTGGCTTTGATTTCTGCAGCAGTATTGGGATTGAAGAAAAAGTTCAATTAA
- a CDS encoding FAD/NAD(P)-binding protein has protein sequence MQVAIIGAGPRGLSVAERLINLADDKKQLDIQIYDPYAIGGRVWDPFIPQNQLFLMNTVIEQITLFNDESIENGGKPLSGPNMLQWLETEAEPFLTAHTEFDAQYRHEMLTLTQPGDFSSRGMMGIYAAWYFEWLMRRVRSNHTLNFTKQAVTQVTPIGSSFQLELADGTPILSDYVVMALGHSENKLNDEEMFFKSFAQDHQLQYVAPMHPAEADLSGFNADDQIIIRGLGLSFFDYLMALTVEKGGQFVRDDTQELVYKPSGREPHVVAGSRRGFPLHARGVNQKLASELYHPQFFTLPALDALRAAGDGHIIYADFEKLVVKELTYKYLLNVIDSASSHLTYDQAEALKKALVTSDDLTATARKFGLDNIAAFDIDLIRNPARDVSDDADYKAWFIDYLTADIEDARLGNKQAPFAGTFDILRDMRDRVRYVVERDYFSADEYEKFLNRFNPLDTFVSVGPPLERVEQLRALIKAGIFEVTAAGINITTIGDEFVAHDIRNQAFHGNVLIEARLGATNLSISNNPLIANLRDKGILTQPIRTRSNGSTYKLGAADIDRQTFEVINHDGETIPHLYMYGITLEGLKWFGTVIPRPGVNTLILREGAWIAERILAHS, from the coding sequence ATGCAAGTTGCAATTATTGGTGCAGGGCCGCGTGGTCTTTCGGTTGCCGAACGCCTGATTAATTTGGCTGATGATAAAAAACAGCTAGATATTCAAATTTATGATCCATACGCGATTGGGGGAAGAGTGTGGGATCCATTTATACCGCAAAATCAGTTATTTTTAATGAATACAGTGATTGAACAGATTACGTTGTTTAATGATGAGTCAATTGAAAATGGCGGGAAACCACTATCAGGACCAAATATGTTACAGTGGCTTGAAACTGAAGCTGAGCCTTTTTTAACAGCACATACAGAGTTTGACGCACAATACCGTCACGAAATGTTAACGCTAACACAGCCGGGTGATTTTTCATCTCGTGGTATGATGGGGATTTATGCGGCGTGGTATTTTGAGTGGTTGATGCGCCGTGTACGGAGTAATCACACACTGAATTTTACCAAGCAAGCTGTCACTCAAGTGACACCAATCGGTTCTAGCTTCCAATTAGAACTAGCTGATGGCACACCGATTTTATCAGATTATGTCGTGATGGCATTGGGCCATTCTGAAAATAAACTGAATGACGAAGAAATGTTTTTTAAAAGTTTTGCACAGGATCACCAGCTACAATACGTCGCTCCGATGCATCCAGCTGAGGCGGATTTATCAGGATTTAATGCTGATGACCAGATTATTATTCGTGGTCTAGGGCTAAGCTTTTTTGATTACCTCATGGCATTAACAGTGGAAAAAGGTGGTCAATTTGTTCGTGATGATACGCAGGAGTTGGTTTACAAACCTTCAGGACGAGAACCTCATGTCGTCGCTGGGTCGCGTCGTGGTTTTCCACTTCATGCACGTGGTGTCAATCAAAAATTAGCAAGTGAGCTATACCACCCGCAATTTTTCACGTTACCAGCACTTGACGCACTGCGCGCGGCAGGTGATGGACATATTATTTATGCTGACTTTGAAAAATTAGTTGTCAAAGAATTAACTTATAAATATTTACTTAATGTCATTGATTCGGCTAGTAGCCACTTAACATATGATCAGGCTGAAGCCCTAAAAAAGGCATTAGTAACGAGTGATGACTTAACCGCAACAGCAAGAAAATTTGGGTTAGATAATATTGCGGCGTTTGATATTGACTTAATTCGTAACCCAGCACGTGATGTGTCGGACGATGCAGATTATAAAGCGTGGTTTATAGATTATTTGACAGCGGATATTGAAGATGCACGACTCGGTAATAAACAGGCACCTTTTGCGGGTACCTTTGATATTTTACGTGATATGCGTGATCGTGTGCGCTATGTTGTTGAGCGTGATTATTTTTCAGCAGATGAGTATGAGAAGTTTTTAAATCGTTTTAATCCATTAGACACATTTGTGTCAGTCGGTCCGCCTTTAGAAAGAGTTGAACAGCTACGTGCACTAATCAAAGCAGGTATTTTTGAAGTGACTGCTGCAGGCATTAATATTACGACTATTGGTGATGAATTTGTCGCACATGATATTCGTAATCAAGCATTCCATGGTAATGTGTTGATTGAAGCTAGATTGGGGGCCACCAATTTATCAATCTCTAATAATCCATTAATTGCCAATTTACGTGATAAGGGTATTTTGACCCAACCTATACGTACGCGAAGTAACGGGTCTACTTATAAATTAGGCGCTGCAGATATCGACCGTCAGACATTTGAAGTGATTAATCATGACGGAGAAACAATACCTCATTTATATATGTACGGTATTACATTAGAGGGCTTGAAATGGTTTGGAACGGTTATTCCAAGACCGGGCGTGAATACATTGATTTTACGTGAAGGGGCTTGGATAGCCGAACGTATTCTAGCACATTCATAA
- a CDS encoding SDR family NAD(P)-dependent oxidoreductase: MTKTALVTGANKGIGYEIAKNLLQKGYTVLIGARDVERGEKAVASLTSFGDVHLQTIDVSKVEELPQIAREITENYPDFSLLVNNAGIPGDMSKSAWDFSISELQETHLTDFIGPYELSRSLLPILEKNKGQILNITIPIEPVSFFHPFAYMSAKAPLNILTKTWGIEFKEQQLPIEIFALMPGGVTTDLNNNLTGPGFKTPQVAAEIAVNLITDNVNRSGQVVNFDGTIANYD, translated from the coding sequence ATGACAAAGACTGCTCTGGTAACTGGTGCCAATAAAGGTATTGGCTATGAAATTGCTAAAAATCTACTTCAGAAAGGCTATACTGTTTTAATCGGCGCTCGAGATGTCGAACGCGGTGAAAAAGCTGTTGCCTCACTAACATCCTTTGGTGATGTTCACTTACAAACCATCGATGTCAGTAAAGTAGAAGAATTACCCCAAATCGCTCGAGAAATAACAGAAAATTATCCTGACTTTTCTTTGCTCGTTAATAATGCCGGTATTCCAGGAGATATGAGTAAATCAGCTTGGGACTTTTCGATTTCTGAACTACAAGAAACACATCTCACGGATTTTATCGGCCCATATGAATTAAGTCGATCACTGTTGCCTATCCTAGAGAAAAACAAAGGGCAAATTTTAAATATTACCATTCCAATTGAACCCGTCAGTTTTTTTCATCCTTTCGCGTACATGTCAGCCAAAGCACCCCTTAATATACTAACCAAAACTTGGGGCATTGAATTTAAAGAACAGCAACTGCCCATTGAAATTTTTGCGCTTATGCCTGGTGGTGTCACAACAGATTTAAATAACAATCTGACAGGCCCCGGATTTAAAACACCTCAAGTGGCTGCTGAAATAGCCGTCAACTTGATAACGGACAATGTCAATCGATCCGGTCAAGTTGTTAACTTTGATGGCACGATTGCAAATTATGATTAA
- a CDS encoding PhzF family isomerase, translating to MKNYNLYQVDVFTKNKFEGNPAGVVTNADGLSEHQMQQVARELNNSETAFICKSEKYNADMRVRFFTPTTEVPICGHATIGAQYAYAVEHDLDSQTIQQETQIGILPVEIIKEEDDYKIIMTQGEVSVEEPLKEAYVVSILKALKLNKNDLIPEAPIAIASTGHSKVMIGISSNNTLNHLQPNFELLKEISKEINCNGFHVFTVNLGNDPLIHGRVFAPISGINEDPVTGNANGPLGAYLVKYNLVTTNGSSLEFNAVQGEAMNRTGKMGVHVDIENGAPVKVQITGTANIAFRTKIEL from the coding sequence ATGAAAAATTATAATTTATATCAAGTTGATGTTTTTACAAAAAACAAGTTCGAAGGAAATCCAGCTGGTGTGGTGACAAATGCTGATGGTTTAAGTGAACATCAAATGCAACAGGTAGCTCGTGAACTTAACAATTCCGAAACAGCTTTTATATGTAAAAGTGAGAAGTACAATGCTGATATGCGAGTTAGATTTTTTACCCCGACCACTGAAGTACCTATTTGCGGACATGCTACTATTGGCGCCCAGTATGCTTATGCAGTTGAACACGATTTGGATAGCCAAACGATACAACAAGAAACTCAAATCGGAATATTACCAGTAGAAATCATTAAAGAGGAAGATGATTATAAAATAATTATGACACAGGGGGAAGTTTCTGTAGAAGAACCACTGAAAGAAGCATACGTTGTTAGTATTCTTAAGGCTTTAAAGTTGAATAAAAATGATTTAATTCCAGAAGCGCCAATTGCCATTGCATCTACAGGCCATTCTAAAGTGATGATTGGCATTTCCAGTAATAATACTCTGAATCATTTACAACCAAATTTTGAATTGTTAAAAGAAATCAGCAAAGAAATAAATTGCAATGGCTTTCACGTGTTTACCGTGAATCTGGGTAACGATCCGCTAATACATGGGCGTGTGTTTGCACCGATTAGCGGAATCAATGAAGACCCAGTTACTGGTAATGCTAATGGTCCATTAGGTGCTTATTTAGTAAAATACAACTTAGTAACAACCAATGGTTCTTCTCTAGAATTTAACGCTGTTCAAGGAGAAGCGATGAATCGAACTGGAAAAATGGGCGTACATGTTGATATTGAAAATGGGGCACCGGTTAAGGTACAAATAACTGGCACTGCCAATATTGCTTTTAGGACAAAAATCGAATTATGA
- a CDS encoding sensor histidine kinase translates to MFQFLNFFNALTWPIFESIVMLIWFRTLMGHHHFSRRMFLSTMCLLYVINIVGNGFESPLLRASVASTLSILVLLLMGWQQNIVRSKRVILLYAIVSSLLSYWVINFEMTMITLVNVPFVVKTSLDFLANVIALVVAFTVSRVKYSWLTEKFLERHTTQLHLLIFGSLFLRVLNDFLAYLFAVQQFSGSLWWDFLLLMLILVIIFVPVISNQHELLQDRINAHDVEITATQNYAQQLEAKYSEYRFFRHDYQNILASLEYGIQSENMSDIKHTYYSVIQKSNTILPDAQLLNLKNIIDTTLRSAILVKNQLAIEKSLAFTVDCSQPFKVKSFENDLTFYRVIGILLDNAIEAAEKTAEKVVTVLMTDCEEIVIINSCTQAVDLTKITDLEYTTKENHSGFGLYFVKQYIKQHENIELTTMIEKNHFIQKLTLGAEIR, encoded by the coding sequence ATGTTTCAATTTTTAAATTTTTTCAATGCGTTAACTTGGCCAATATTTGAAAGCATTGTGATGCTGATCTGGTTTAGAACGCTGATGGGACACCATCACTTTTCGCGTCGCATGTTTTTGAGTACCATGTGCTTACTATATGTGATTAACATTGTTGGCAATGGCTTTGAATCACCTTTGTTAAGAGCTAGTGTCGCATCAACGCTGTCAATTCTTGTGTTACTTTTAATGGGTTGGCAACAAAATATTGTTCGTAGTAAGCGTGTTATTTTACTGTATGCCATTGTTAGTTCCTTACTGTCATATTGGGTTATTAACTTTGAAATGACGATGATCACGCTAGTCAATGTCCCTTTTGTGGTCAAAACAAGCTTGGATTTTTTAGCCAATGTGATCGCCTTGGTAGTGGCTTTCACGGTGAGTCGTGTCAAATATAGTTGGCTTACTGAAAAATTTTTAGAGCGGCACACAACACAGTTACATTTATTGATTTTCGGTAGTTTATTTTTAAGAGTATTAAATGATTTTTTAGCTTACTTATTTGCGGTGCAACAATTTTCAGGATCACTTTGGTGGGATTTTCTTTTGTTAATGCTTATTCTAGTGATTATTTTTGTACCGGTTATTAGTAATCAGCATGAGTTGTTACAGGACAGAATTAATGCGCACGATGTGGAAATAACTGCGACTCAAAATTATGCCCAACAGCTTGAAGCGAAATATTCGGAATATCGTTTCTTTAGACATGATTATCAAAATATTTTAGCCAGTTTGGAATATGGCATTCAATCCGAAAACATGAGTGATATCAAGCATACATATTATTCAGTGATTCAAAAAAGTAACACGATTTTACCGGATGCACAGCTACTCAATTTAAAAAATATTATAGACACAACTTTAAGAAGCGCTATTTTAGTCAAAAATCAACTGGCAATTGAAAAAAGCCTTGCATTTACTGTCGATTGTAGCCAACCATTTAAAGTTAAGTCATTTGAAAATGACTTAACTTTTTATCGCGTGATCGGGATATTGTTAGACAACGCGATTGAAGCAGCAGAAAAAACGGCAGAAAAAGTGGTCACTGTACTGATGACGGATTGTGAAGAAATTGTGATTATTAATAGTTGCACGCAGGCGGTTGATCTGACCAAAATTACCGATCTTGAGTACACAACCAAAGAAAATCATAGTGGTTTTGGGTTATACTTCGTTAAGCAATATATTAAACAGCATGAGAACATTGAATTAACGACAATGATTGAGAAAAATCATTTCATACAAAAGCTGACATTGGGGGCAGAAATCCGGTGA
- a CDS encoding D-2-hydroxyacid dehydrogenase, with translation MKIVLLDGYELNQDLDWSALEPLGNVTLYDRTTVDNHSEILEKISDAEIVITHKTPLNADILNQTTHLKYIGIMGTGYDIVDIDTAHQNNIIVTNIPTYASDAVAQFTFSLLLEVTGQVGLHNQLVHKGKWSDGPDFTFWEKPLFELKDKTLGLIGYGHIAQRVAEIAHAFSMTVIFYNHRPKQVDNDWAKQVSFDELLKHSDVISLHVIQTPETINLINQKTISKMKNSVIVLNTARGKLINESDMANALNHNQVYALATDVVQTEPIDHNNPLLKANNCYITPHIAWAPLETRKRLLDITIENLRSYLENKPVNVI, from the coding sequence ATGAAAATTGTACTTTTAGATGGTTATGAACTCAATCAAGATTTAGATTGGTCCGCATTAGAACCCTTGGGCAACGTCACTTTGTATGACCGCACCACTGTTGATAATCATTCAGAAATCTTAGAAAAAATAAGCGATGCGGAAATTGTTATTACCCATAAAACACCTTTAAATGCTGATATTCTCAATCAAACAACACATCTAAAATATATTGGTATTATGGGCACTGGTTATGATATTGTGGACATTGACACCGCGCATCAAAACAACATCATCGTGACTAATATTCCCACATATGCTAGTGATGCGGTTGCGCAATTTACTTTCTCACTTTTATTGGAAGTTACTGGACAAGTTGGCCTACATAATCAACTTGTTCACAAGGGTAAGTGGTCTGATGGCCCAGATTTTACTTTCTGGGAGAAGCCATTGTTTGAATTAAAGGACAAAACACTTGGTTTAATCGGTTACGGCCATATTGCTCAAAGAGTAGCTGAAATAGCTCATGCTTTTTCTATGACTGTTATTTTTTATAACCATCGTCCTAAACAGGTGGATAATGACTGGGCTAAGCAAGTATCATTTGATGAGTTGTTAAAACATTCTGATGTCATCAGTCTGCACGTTATCCAAACACCAGAAACAATTAATTTAATTAATCAAAAAACAATTAGTAAAATGAAAAACAGCGTGATTGTGCTCAACACTGCCAGAGGAAAATTAATTAACGAATCTGATATGGCAAACGCCCTTAATCATAATCAAGTTTACGCACTAGCGACAGATGTTGTGCAAACTGAACCAATCGACCATAACAATCCGTTATTGAAAGCTAATAATTGCTATATCACGCCACATATTGCCTGGGCGCCACTTGAAACACGGAAAAGGCTACTAGATATTACAATTGAAAATCTCAGATCCTATCTAGAAAATAAACCGGTTAATGTCATTTAA
- a CDS encoding LytR/AlgR family response regulator transcription factor: MNYYLLEDNLIQQKRIQNIIASCHVFDQPAALLTALRKDADPKIILLDLEIQTVANAGLNVAKMIREFDILSPIIIVTTHSEMVYMSYQYQISAFNFIDKTQNEQQFKQRLLSAVAGAEKQNIQKLDNEQTAVVSLPNGQKHERVILNDIHYVTCNDSKSHILTVYCTYKQIQIRSTVKRIPILHEDLIQIHAAYVINKRQLVSMDTATRTIELANKVRLPYSKKYLKILQGLLN; encoded by the coding sequence GTGAACTATTATTTATTGGAAGACAATTTGATACAACAAAAACGTATTCAAAACATAATAGCATCATGCCATGTTTTTGATCAACCAGCAGCATTGTTGACAGCATTGCGTAAGGATGCAGACCCTAAAATTATTTTGTTAGACCTAGAAATTCAGACAGTGGCCAACGCTGGACTAAATGTTGCTAAAATGATCAGAGAGTTTGACATATTGTCACCAATCATTATTGTGACGACACATTCTGAAATGGTTTATATGAGCTACCAATATCAAATTAGCGCATTCAATTTCATTGATAAAACGCAAAATGAACAACAATTTAAGCAGCGTTTGCTGTCGGCCGTGGCAGGGGCCGAGAAGCAGAACATCCAGAAGCTAGATAACGAACAAACGGCAGTCGTTAGTTTGCCCAATGGTCAAAAGCATGAGCGTGTTATACTTAACGATATCCACTATGTGACATGCAATGATAGCAAGAGTCATATATTGACTGTCTACTGTACATATAAGCAGATACAAATTCGTTCAACGGTCAAACGCATACCAATATTACATGAAGATCTGATACAAATACATGCAGCTTATGTGATTAATAAACGCCAACTGGTGTCAATGGATACGGCGACAAGAACCATAGAATTAGCTAACAAAGTTCGATTACCTTATTCTAAGAAATATTTGAAGATCCTTCAGGGTTTGTTGAATTGA